The genomic stretch CTTTCAGCACCACGAGTTTGGCGCGCGGGCCATGATTTACGGCACGGTCGTTGTCTCGACGGTGGCGCTGGCCTTGGCCGCTCCCATCGGATGGGGCGCGGCCTTGTTCACGTCCGAAGTGTTGCCCGGGCGTTGGCGGCTTCCGGTCAAGGCGTCCATCGAATTGCTCGCCGGCATTCCGTCCGTGATCTACGGGTTGCTCGGAATTCTTCTGTTGCGCGAACGGGTGTATGACGCGCTGCAACCGTTCGAACCGGTCAGCGGTGACACCCTGTTGACGGCCGGCATTCTTCTCGCCGTCATGGTGCTTCCCACGGTCATGACCTTGTGCGACGACGCGCTGCGCGGAGTACCGGCGGCACAGCGCCTGGCTGCCCGTGGACTTGGGCTGACACGCGCGGAGGCGGTGCTGACGGTCGTGCTGCCCCAGGCGTGGCGGGGGATGGTGGCGGCCTTGTTGCTGGCCACGGGCCGCGCGCTCGGTGAGGGCATTGCCGTGTTCATGGTCGTGGGCCGCCAGGACAATCAGTGGCCGGAGAATCTCTTCTCGCTCCGTCCGTTGATGGAAGCGGGTCAGACGCTGAACAGCAAACTGGTTGGTTCGGAAACGAACATTGCCTATGGCGACCCGCTGCACTGGGCGGCGATGGGTGGGCTGGGACTGATCTTGCTGGTGATGACGCTTGGGATCACGTGGGCGGGCGCGCGCATGATCCGCCCAAAGGAGGTTCATGCGCCGCGCGCTTGACCGGGGGCTGATTTTAGCCGGAGGGATTTGCGCCGCGCTGGCAGCGGGGGTGCTTGCGACCATCTTGGGCGCGATCACATGGCGCGGCGCCTCGGCGATTTCATGGCCGTTCCTGACCGAACAGATCCAGCGTGCGGGCGCGTCCGGCGGCGTCTTGTTCAACATCTCCGGCACGCTGATCTTGCTCGGCGCGGCACTGCTCGTCAGCCTGCCGGTGGCGTCAGCCCTCGCGCTCTTGCACAGCGTGTATCTCAGGAGTGAGCGCGCCCGGCAGCGGCTTTGGATGCTCCTCGCGGTGTGGAGTGGTGTGCCCTCCATCGTCTTCGGTTTGTTCGGACTCATGCTGTTTGTGAAGACGTTCGGCTGGGGAAAATCCTGGCTTTCGGGCGGCGTTTTGCTGGGCATGATGATGCTGCCGACCGTTTCCGTGGCGCTCATTGAACGGATTCATTCGCTCCCTCGGAAGTATGGCGAAGCCGCCGCGGCTTTGGGTCTGAGCCAGTCGCAGGTCATCTGGTCGGTCATTTTGCCGCAATGCGCGAACGGACTCGTGACTGGCTTGCTGCTTGGACTGGCGAGGGCGGCTGGAGAGACCGCGCCGATCATGTTCACGGCGACCATTTTTTCCGGAGCCGCGCTGCCGCATGGCATCCAAGACAGTCCTGTTCTCACGCTGCCGTATCACATTTTTGTCCTGTCGCAAGATTCGTTGGATCCGGCGGCGGGCGCCCGGGTTTGGGGCGCGGCACTGGTTTTGCTGGGATTGGTGATGGCGTTGAGTTTGGTGGCCTTGCCGGCGCGTCTCCGGATTCACGAGGAGGCGTTGCGTGGATGAGGAGACGAGCATGGGAGACTCTCCCTCAACAAGGGGCACGCCGTCCGGGCGCGGATCCGATTCACCCGCGCTTCTGGAGGTGCGGGGCTTGAACGTGTTCGCCGGGTCGCGGCACTTGCTGCGCGAGGTGAACTTGAGCATCGCGCCCCGCCAGGCCTTTGGGCTGGTTGGGCCGTCCGGCGCCGGCAAGAGCACGCTGTTGAGGTGTCTCAACCGGTTGATCGAACTCGACTCGAGCCTGCGTGTGGAGGGGGACATTCTCCTGCGGGGCCGCTCCATCCGGTCGCCGGAGGTGGACGCGGACGCCCTGCGCGCGCGCGTGGGCATGCTCTTTCAACAGCCTGTCGTTTTCCCCGTGAGCATTCGCCGGAACGTGCTGTTTGGGGTGCGTCATCT from Verrucomicrobiota bacterium encodes the following:
- the pstA gene encoding phosphate ABC transporter permease PstA, whose translation is MRRALDRGLILAGGICAALAAGVLATILGAITWRGASAISWPFLTEQIQRAGASGGVLFNISGTLILLGAALLVSLPVASALALLHSVYLRSERARQRLWMLLAVWSGVPSIVFGLFGLMLFVKTFGWGKSWLSGGVLLGMMMLPTVSVALIERIHSLPRKYGEAAAALGLSQSQVIWSVILPQCANGLVTGLLLGLARAAGETAPIMFTATIFSGAALPHGIQDSPVLTLPYHIFVLSQDSLDPAAGARVWGAALVLLGLVMALSLVALPARLRIHEEALRG
- the pstC gene encoding phosphate ABC transporter permease subunit PstC, with the protein product MEPVTDAGRSKSRAAAARWSGTRVMTFAFSALALAFFAAMVLMLIGQSVPVWRHEGFGYLTGTQWFFQHHEFGARAMIYGTVVVSTVALALAAPIGWGAALFTSEVLPGRWRLPVKASIELLAGIPSVIYGLLGILLLRERVYDALQPFEPVSGDTLLTAGILLAVMVLPTVMTLCDDALRGVPAAQRLAARGLGLTRAEAVLTVVLPQAWRGMVAALLLATGRALGEGIAVFMVVGRQDNQWPENLFSLRPLMEAGQTLNSKLVGSETNIAYGDPLHWAAMGGLGLILLVMTLGITWAGARMIRPKEVHAPRA